In a genomic window of Gloeocapsopsis dulcis:
- the gltB gene encoding glutamate synthase large subunit: MNQNQRNEVSQNSETPLSSTYVGPRWLVEERDACGVGFIAHCENQASHEIVEKALAALACLEHRGGCSADQDSGDGAGLMAAIPWELLSQWVQQQEHQMPHPENCAVGMLFLPQEDALADIVRRTVENVVAQEDLTVLGWRVVPVKPQLLGIQARENQPQIEQVLIASKNKTGDALERQLYITRKKISKALEATSEVKDGENFYVCSFSSRTIVYKGMVRSAVLGEFYTDLRNPAYQSAFAVYHRRFSTNTMPKWPLAQPMRLLGHNGEINTLLGNINWMMAREADLTHPVWEDRFDVLKPIVDVDNSDSATLDNVLELLVRSGRSPLEALMIMVPEAYLNQPDLENYPDIIDFYEYYSGIQEAWDGPALLVFSDGKKVGATLDRNGLRPARYSLTKDGYIVVASEAGVIDLPEADIVEKGRLGPGQMIAVDLESHEILKNWEIKQRIAQEKPYGKWLNEYRVVGNTDTLNLDTQAAFGGEEDTTKNLSSTPLPQNLNPKTALLRSQIAFGYTTEDVEMVIQPMASEGKEPTFCMGDDIPLAVLSERPHLLYDYFKQRFAQVTNPPIDALRESLVMSLKMELGERGNLLEVKPEYAKRLKLGSPVLQAEDLIAVQQSGFACAKLSTLFEIATGPQGLEVAVRKLCEQAAAAVKDGNEILILSDRPDSKLSEELSYIPPLLAIGAVHHHLIRQGLRMKASLVVDTAQCWSTHHFACLIGYGASAVCPYLALETVRSWWSDPKTQQFMERGKIAAITLDQALNNYRKAVEAGILKILSKMGISLLTSYQGAQIFEAIGIAQDLLELGFRGTTSRLGGLSTSELAQEVLSFHQRAFPELTVKKLENFGFVQYRPGGEYHMNSPELAKALHKAIADQKNYDHYEVYRQLLEHRPVTALRDLLDFSSDRAPIAKDEVESIAEIVQRFCTGGMSLGALSREAHETLAIAMNRIGGKSNSGEGGEDPVRYHVLDDVDEQGHSALLPHLKGLKNGDTASSAIKQVASGRFGVTPEYLMNARQIEIKIAQGAKPGEGGQLPGKKVSSYIAMLRRSKPGVTLISPPPHHDIYSIEDLAQLIFDLHQINPQAQVSVKLVAEVGIGTVAAGVAKANADIIQISGHDGGTGASPLSSIKHAGGPWELGLTEVHRVLMENKLRDRVVLRVDGGFKSGWDVLMGALMGAEEFGFGSIAMIAEGCIMARICHTNNCPVGVASQKEELRQRFPGMAEHVVNFFYFIAEEVRGLLAKLGYRSLTEVMGRADLLKVREGVRLTKTQTLNLDCITQLPDTKEDRTWLSHETVHSNGPVLDDELLADAEIQAAIRNQSTVTKNSEIVNTDRTVGARLAGAIAAQYGNTGFEGQINLNFTGSVGQSFGAFNLPGMILTLEGEANDYVGKGMHGGEIIIKPPAEATYAPDQNVIVGNTCLYGATGGTLFANGIAGERFAVRNSKGTAVIEGAGDHCCEYMTGGVIVVLGKAGRNVAAGMTGGLAYFLDENGNFPALVNPEIVKLQRVSSPAGEKQLKDLIVAHVERTNSPKAKQILENWSEYLPQFWQVVPPSEADSAAAVAEKELSSVQ; the protein is encoded by the coding sequence ATGAATCAAAATCAACGAAACGAAGTGAGTCAAAACTCGGAAACACCTTTAAGTAGCACTTATGTAGGACCACGCTGGTTAGTGGAAGAAAGGGATGCCTGTGGCGTGGGATTTATTGCTCATTGTGAAAATCAAGCGAGTCATGAAATTGTTGAGAAAGCACTCGCAGCGCTTGCTTGCTTAGAACACCGAGGTGGTTGTAGTGCTGACCAAGATTCAGGTGATGGTGCAGGATTAATGGCTGCAATTCCTTGGGAGTTGCTGAGTCAGTGGGTGCAACAGCAAGAACATCAGATGCCACACCCAGAAAATTGTGCGGTGGGGATGTTATTTTTACCACAAGAAGATGCCCTAGCAGACATAGTTCGTCGGACTGTAGAAAACGTAGTAGCACAAGAAGATCTCACCGTGTTGGGCTGGCGCGTTGTACCAGTAAAACCTCAGTTATTAGGAATTCAAGCAAGAGAAAATCAACCCCAAATTGAACAAGTACTCATAGCTAGCAAAAATAAAACGGGAGATGCGCTGGAACGTCAACTGTACATCACCCGCAAGAAAATAAGTAAAGCGCTAGAAGCAACAAGTGAGGTAAAAGACGGCGAGAACTTCTACGTTTGCTCCTTCTCTAGTCGCACAATTGTTTACAAGGGAATGGTGCGATCGGCAGTCCTGGGTGAATTTTATACTGATTTAAGAAATCCAGCATATCAAAGTGCGTTTGCAGTTTATCATCGCCGTTTTAGCACAAACACAATGCCGAAATGGCCTTTAGCACAACCGATGCGGCTATTAGGGCATAACGGGGAAATCAACACTTTGTTGGGAAATATCAACTGGATGATGGCACGGGAAGCCGATTTAACACATCCAGTTTGGGAAGATCGTTTTGATGTCCTTAAACCGATTGTTGATGTTGACAATAGCGACTCAGCAACACTTGATAACGTACTTGAGTTATTAGTCCGGTCGGGTCGTAGTCCGCTTGAGGCACTGATGATTATGGTGCCAGAAGCATATTTAAATCAGCCAGATTTAGAAAATTATCCTGACATTATTGATTTTTACGAATATTACAGTGGTATTCAAGAAGCTTGGGATGGACCAGCGCTTCTTGTGTTTAGTGATGGTAAGAAAGTCGGCGCAACACTAGATCGGAATGGATTGCGACCAGCACGATATAGTCTGACAAAAGATGGTTATATTGTCGTTGCCTCTGAAGCAGGTGTGATCGATTTACCTGAAGCCGACATTGTGGAAAAAGGCAGACTAGGTCCAGGACAAATGATTGCAGTGGACTTAGAAAGTCACGAAATTTTGAAAAACTGGGAGATTAAACAGCGAATTGCCCAAGAAAAGCCTTATGGTAAATGGCTGAATGAATATCGTGTCGTTGGTAATACAGATACTTTAAATCTAGATACTCAAGCAGCATTTGGTGGAGAGGAAGATACAACGAAGAACTTGTCTTCTACTCCTTTGCCACAAAACCTAAATCCGAAAACTGCATTGCTACGGAGTCAAATTGCCTTTGGCTACACCACAGAAGATGTGGAAATGGTGATTCAACCGATGGCAAGTGAAGGAAAAGAACCGACATTTTGTATGGGGGATGACATTCCCTTAGCAGTACTATCGGAACGCCCTCATTTGTTGTATGACTACTTCAAGCAGCGGTTCGCGCAGGTAACGAATCCTCCCATCGATGCTTTGCGGGAAAGCTTGGTGATGTCCTTGAAGATGGAACTAGGCGAACGAGGAAATTTACTAGAGGTCAAACCAGAGTATGCCAAGCGCCTGAAACTTGGTTCTCCAGTATTACAAGCAGAAGATTTAATCGCAGTACAGCAATCAGGCTTTGCGTGTGCCAAGTTATCTACATTGTTTGAAATTGCCACAGGTCCGCAAGGGTTAGAAGTAGCAGTTAGAAAACTATGCGAACAAGCAGCAGCGGCGGTAAAAGATGGAAACGAAATCTTGATTTTAAGCGATCGCCCAGACAGCAAATTATCGGAAGAATTGAGTTATATTCCTCCTTTATTAGCCATTGGTGCAGTCCACCATCACCTGATCCGTCAAGGCTTACGCATGAAAGCCTCGTTGGTAGTTGATACTGCACAGTGCTGGAGTACGCATCACTTTGCTTGCTTGATTGGTTATGGTGCGAGTGCCGTTTGTCCGTATCTTGCTTTAGAAACTGTACGTAGTTGGTGGTCTGATCCAAAAACTCAGCAGTTCATGGAGCGCGGTAAAATTGCGGCAATTACATTAGATCAAGCACTGAATAACTATCGCAAAGCAGTAGAAGCAGGAATTCTCAAAATTTTGTCGAAAATGGGAATTTCACTGCTGACGAGTTACCAAGGCGCGCAAATCTTTGAAGCAATTGGCATTGCGCAAGACTTATTAGAACTTGGGTTCCGTGGCACAACTTCACGCTTGGGCGGCTTGAGTACCAGCGAACTGGCGCAGGAAGTCTTATCTTTCCATCAGCGGGCTTTCCCCGAATTAACTGTTAAGAAATTAGAAAACTTTGGGTTTGTTCAGTATCGCCCAGGCGGTGAGTACCACATGAATAGCCCAGAACTCGCAAAAGCACTGCATAAAGCGATCGCCGATCAAAAAAATTACGACCACTACGAAGTTTATCGCCAACTCTTAGAACACCGACCTGTAACTGCACTACGCGATTTACTCGACTTTAGTTCAGACCGCGCGCCAATTGCTAAAGATGAAGTCGAATCGATCGCAGAAATTGTCCAACGATTCTGTACTGGTGGCATGTCTTTAGGAGCGCTATCGCGGGAAGCCCACGAAACTCTGGCGATCGCGATGAACCGTATCGGCGGTAAATCAAACTCAGGGGAAGGTGGTGAAGATCCTGTCCGCTATCACGTTCTTGATGATGTGGATGAACAAGGTCATTCGGCGCTACTACCTCACTTGAAAGGTTTGAAAAATGGCGATACGGCGTCTTCAGCAATTAAGCAAGTCGCTTCAGGACGTTTTGGGGTGACACCAGAGTACTTGATGAATGCCAGGCAAATTGAAATTAAAATCGCCCAAGGAGCAAAACCAGGGGAAGGCGGTCAACTTCCTGGCAAAAAAGTCAGCTCGTACATTGCCATGCTGCGACGTTCTAAACCTGGGGTGACGCTCATTTCTCCACCACCACACCACGATATTTATTCAATTGAAGACTTGGCACAGTTGATTTTTGACTTACACCAAATCAATCCTCAAGCTCAAGTATCTGTCAAGTTGGTTGCTGAAGTAGGTATCGGTACAGTTGCCGCAGGTGTTGCCAAAGCAAATGCAGATATCATCCAGATTTCAGGACATGACGGCGGTACAGGGGCATCACCTTTATCTTCAATTAAACACGCAGGTGGTCCTTGGGAACTTGGATTAACCGAAGTGCATCGGGTGTTGATGGAAAATAAATTACGCGATCGCGTCGTATTGCGCGTTGACGGCGGCTTTAAGAGTGGCTGGGATGTCCTGATGGGAGCCTTAATGGGTGCTGAAGAATTCGGCTTTGGGTCGATTGCAATGATTGCGGAAGGCTGTATCATGGCACGCATTTGCCATACAAACAACTGTCCTGTTGGTGTTGCTAGTCAGAAAGAGGAACTGAGACAGCGCTTCCCTGGGATGGCAGAACACGTTGTTAATTTCTTCTACTTTATTGCGGAAGAAGTTCGCGGGCTGTTAGCAAAACTAGGCTACCGTTCGCTGACTGAAGTTATGGGACGTGCTGATTTACTGAAAGTGCGAGAAGGCGTAAGATTGACAAAGACACAAACGCTGAACCTCGACTGTATTACACAGTTACCAGATACCAAGGAAGATCGCACTTGGCTCAGTCATGAAACAGTTCACAGTAATGGTCCTGTTCTAGATGACGAATTACTCGCCGATGCAGAAATTCAAGCAGCAATTCGCAATCAGTCTACTGTCACCAAAAACTCAGAGATTGTGAATACAGATCGAACTGTAGGTGCAAGACTCGCAGGAGCGATCGCTGCTCAATATGGTAATACTGGCTTTGAAGGACAAATCAATCTCAATTTCACAGGAAGCGTCGGACAAAGCTTTGGTGCATTTAACTTGCCTGGCATGATTTTGACACTTGAAGGCGAAGCTAACGATTACGTTGGTAAAGGAATGCACGGCGGGGAAATTATTATTAAACCCCCAGCAGAAGCAACTTATGCTCCCGATCAAAACGTGATTGTAGGTAATACTTGCTTGTATGGTGCCACAGGCGGAACTCTCTTTGCTAATGGCATTGCAGGCGAGCGCTTTGCGGTGCGCAATTCTAAAGGGACAGCAGTTATTGAAGGCGCAGGCGATCACTGCTGCGAATACATGACAGGTGGTGTTATTGTCGTCCTCGGTAAAGCTGGTAGAAACGTAGCTGCTGGAATGACCGGAGGTTTAGCATACTTCCTTGATGAAAATGGCAATTTCCCTGCGTTAGTTAATCCCGAAATTGTTAAACTGCAACGGGTAAGTAGCCCTGCCGGTGAGAAACAATTAAAAGATTTGATTGTCGCTCATGTGGAACGCACAAATTCACCCAAGGCAAAACAAATTCTGGAAAACTGGTCAGAGTATCTACCGCAGTTTTGGCAAGTTGTACCACCTTCGGAAGCCGATAGCGCAGCAGCTGTTGCGGAGAAAGAGTTGAGTTCTGTGCAGTAG
- a CDS encoding GumC family protein, producing the protein MEEQLKQIGKNGNGKHPQPLLPIINTPFPILDTTDEWDLRQLLALIRRRALVLGSVAIALSASVGFWTFTRQPKYEGGFQLLVEPVTAESKLDGLTQIPGVNTVVQKEGLDYDTQIQVLRSPELMAPLIQEIATRYPNTNYASLLDNLRINRFQETKILDVRYQDSDPQKIEYILQQLAAGFLRYSLQERQTNLRQGIQFVDDQMPQLQERVNSLQRQLQQFRQEYNFIDPEVKAEQLSQQVSTIKLQRLETQKALAETRALYAALQSRAGAQLAESAALYTNLQDQSEASQALNSSTVYQNLVGQLREVDSQIAAESTRFQEDSPALLTLRQKRANLLPVLRQEAKRVLSNKLVEVSNQISGLEVRAAQIAQADNNLNQQIQQLPTLARQYTDLQRELKVATESLNRFLEKRESLQIETAQKEIPWQTIAAPQLTQEDPISPNIKRNLILGTVAGLLAGMGAALLAERLDNVFHSPDDLKEVTKLPLLGTIPFRKSLTQVAPAAELEVIKKPEGIQLLLDSFSNTQNESYFPFLEAFRSLHTNINFLGSDTPIHSLVISSASHADGKSTVAVHLAQAAAALGQRVLLVDTDLRLPQLHNKLSLANETGLSNVITTNLPVDDAIVRSPLWENLYVLTSGPIPPDPVKLLSSAKMQQIMAQLRQKFDLVIYDTPPMVGLADSSIIAPHTAGLILVVRMGKTDRSLLAQALDRLKMSPATVLGTVCHGVKNYDVAPYNYYYYKPQTRNT; encoded by the coding sequence ATGGAAGAACAATTAAAGCAAATCGGAAAGAATGGTAATGGTAAACATCCACAGCCACTGCTACCTATTATCAATACTCCTTTTCCAATTCTTGATACAACTGATGAATGGGATCTGCGGCAGCTTTTAGCACTCATTCGTCGTCGGGCACTCGTTCTTGGTAGCGTTGCGATCGCCTTATCAGCTAGTGTAGGTTTTTGGACTTTTACCCGTCAGCCGAAGTATGAAGGTGGCTTTCAACTTTTAGTTGAACCTGTAACCGCAGAAAGTAAGCTAGACGGATTAACTCAAATTCCTGGGGTTAATACTGTAGTTCAAAAAGAAGGATTGGATTACGACACGCAAATTCAAGTTTTACGTAGTCCTGAATTAATGGCTCCCTTGATTCAGGAAATTGCCACGCGCTATCCTAATACTAATTACGCTTCTTTACTCGACAATCTGAGGATTAACCGCTTTCAAGAAACTAAAATTCTTGACGTTCGCTATCAAGATTCCGATCCTCAAAAAATTGAATATATCCTCCAACAATTAGCCGCAGGATTTTTGCGATACAGTTTACAAGAACGACAAACAAATTTACGGCAAGGAATTCAATTTGTTGATGACCAAATGCCCCAATTACAAGAGCGAGTCAACAGCTTACAACGACAACTACAACAATTTCGTCAAGAATACAATTTTATCGACCCAGAAGTTAAAGCCGAACAATTATCGCAACAAGTTAGCACTATTAAGCTACAGCGGCTCGAAACCCAAAAAGCCTTAGCAGAAACTCGTGCCTTATACGCAGCATTGCAAAGTCGAGCAGGTGCACAACTTGCTGAAAGTGCAGCTTTGTATACTAACTTGCAAGATCAATCAGAAGCATCACAAGCTTTAAATTCATCTACTGTATATCAAAACTTAGTCGGGCAACTACGAGAGGTAGATAGTCAAATTGCTGCTGAATCAACTCGTTTTCAAGAAGATAGCCCAGCCTTACTAACTTTGCGTCAAAAGCGCGCAAACTTACTTCCTGTCTTACGTCAAGAAGCCAAGCGAGTTTTAAGCAATAAATTAGTTGAAGTCTCAAATCAAATTTCTGGTTTAGAAGTCCGTGCTGCTCAAATTGCCCAAGCTGATAATAATCTCAATCAACAAATTCAACAACTGCCGACTTTAGCACGACAATATACCGACTTGCAACGCGAATTGAAAGTTGCAACTGAAAGTTTAAATCGCTTTTTAGAAAAACGCGAGTCGCTGCAAATTGAAACTGCCCAAAAGGAAATTCCTTGGCAAACGATCGCTGCCCCTCAGCTAACCCAAGAAGATCCAATTTCGCCAAATATCAAACGCAATCTCATCTTAGGTACCGTTGCAGGCTTACTAGCAGGAATGGGCGCTGCATTACTAGCAGAACGCTTAGATAATGTTTTTCATTCTCCTGACGATCTTAAAGAAGTTACAAAACTACCTTTGCTGGGGACAATTCCTTTCCGTAAATCGCTGACACAAGTTGCACCAGCAGCGGAACTTGAAGTCATCAAAAAACCCGAAGGTATTCAACTATTGCTTGATAGCTTTAGTAATACTCAAAATGAAAGCTATTTTCCCTTCTTAGAGGCATTTCGCTCATTACATACCAATATCAACTTTTTAGGTTCTGATACTCCAATTCATTCTTTAGTCATTAGCTCAGCATCTCATGCTGATGGTAAATCTACCGTAGCTGTTCACCTAGCACAAGCTGCAGCTGCTCTGGGGCAAAGAGTTTTACTTGTTGATACAGATCTGCGTCTACCTCAACTTCATAACAAACTAAGTTTAGCGAACGAGACTGGACTGAGTAATGTCATTACAACCAACTTACCTGTTGACGATGCCATTGTGCGATCGCCTTTATGGGAAAATCTCTATGTCTTAACTTCAGGTCCCATTCCTCCCGATCCTGTCAAGCTGCTCTCTTCTGCTAAGATGCAGCAAATTATGGCACAACTGCGACAAAAATTTGACCTCGTTATCTACGACACACCACCAATGGTAGGACTTGCGGATAGTAGTATTATTGCTCCCCATACCGCAGGACTTATCTTAGTTGTGCGTATGGGCAAAACAGATCGTTCGCTCCTCGCACAAGCCTTAGATCGCTTAAAAATGTCTCCAGCAACAGTCTTGGGTACAGTCTGCCATGGTGTCAAAAATTACGACGTTGCACCGTACAATTACTATTACTACAAACCCCAAACTCGAAACACATAA
- a CDS encoding glycosyltransferase family 4 protein, translated as MLERYTPGLNLGNFNILQQGNENTSELQKNFQLSIFTQFYPPDYAATGQLIEELAVQLGRLGIQVQVFTGQPGYAFRKASAPAKERLNRVSVQRSRTSRLFPARIRGKAINGLLFFIRCILHIIKHVGSGDILLLTSAPPFLPIIGYIAKLCFGTPYICLLYDLYPDVAVELQVVSSKNLLVKTWDWINKKVWQKADGLIVLSSTMKDRVTAKCPEASNKISIVHNWANPSWIIPIAKQNNWFALKYDLVKKFTVLYSGNMGRCHEMDTILAAARQLEDESIQFVFIGGGAKRQSCIEQVKKLGLSNCQFLPYQDKQDLPYSLTACDLSLVSISPGMEGIVAPSKLYGILAAGRPVAAICESNSYLRSLLSEANCGAAFSNGDADGLTVFIRRLANDSYLSEQMGIAGRKYLQSNFTPEIIAKQYSKVLSNAVETQKNKAAEKYNTVSQRS; from the coding sequence ATGTTAGAAAGATATACACCAGGGCTAAATCTGGGGAACTTCAATATATTACAGCAAGGTAATGAAAACACCTCTGAACTGCAGAAGAATTTCCAGCTATCAATTTTCACACAGTTCTACCCACCTGATTACGCAGCAACAGGGCAATTAATTGAAGAACTAGCAGTTCAATTAGGACGTCTTGGTATTCAGGTACAAGTTTTTACGGGACAGCCAGGGTATGCTTTTCGTAAAGCCTCTGCTCCAGCAAAAGAAAGATTAAATCGAGTTTCAGTACAGCGATCGCGTACTTCGCGTCTTTTTCCTGCTCGCATTCGCGGTAAAGCTATTAATGGGTTACTATTCTTTATTCGTTGCATACTTCATATAATTAAACATGTCGGTAGCGGCGATATTTTGCTACTCACAAGTGCGCCACCTTTCTTACCAATTATTGGTTATATTGCTAAGCTATGCTTTGGTACTCCCTATATTTGTTTGTTATATGATTTATATCCAGATGTAGCTGTAGAGCTTCAAGTAGTTTCATCTAAAAACTTGCTCGTCAAAACGTGGGATTGGATCAACAAAAAAGTTTGGCAAAAAGCTGACGGATTAATTGTCCTCAGTTCTACTATGAAAGATAGAGTGACGGCTAAATGTCCTGAAGCTAGCAATAAAATTTCAATTGTTCATAACTGGGCTAATCCTAGCTGGATTATACCGATTGCTAAGCAGAATAATTGGTTTGCTCTCAAATACGATTTAGTGAAAAAATTCACAGTTTTGTACTCAGGTAATATGGGACGCTGCCATGAAATGGATACTATTTTAGCAGCAGCTCGACAACTTGAAGATGAGTCTATTCAGTTTGTTTTTATTGGTGGCGGAGCTAAAAGGCAAAGTTGTATTGAACAAGTCAAGAAATTAGGTTTAAGTAATTGTCAATTTTTACCTTATCAAGACAAACAAGATCTTCCTTATTCACTGACTGCGTGCGATCTATCCCTAGTTAGTATTAGCCCTGGTATGGAAGGAATTGTGGCTCCTAGTAAGCTGTATGGTATTTTAGCTGCTGGGCGTCCTGTTGCAGCAATTTGTGAGTCTAATTCTTATTTGCGATCGCTTCTCTCTGAAGCGAATTGTGGTGCAGCTTTTAGTAATGGCGATGCAGATGGTTTAACAGTGTTTATTCGTCGTCTTGCTAACGATAGTTATTTATCAGAACAAATGGGTATTGCTGGTAGAAAATATCTTCAGTCTAATTTTACCCCAGAAATTATTGCTAAACAATACTCAAAAGTCTTGAGTAACGCAGTGGAAACACAGAAGAACAAAGCAGCAGAGAAATACAACACCGTAAGTCAAAGAAGCTAA
- a CDS encoding putative colanic acid biosynthesis acetyltransferase produces MRLDQYTLDTYTTGAPLWKQLLWYFLGEPLFRTHWLPFAALKVLLLRIFGAKIGQQVRIKPGVRVKFPWRLTVGDYTWIGENAWLDNIAPINIESHVCISQDVYLCTGNHDWRDPDFKLIPAAIYIAEGSWIAARAVVGPGVTIGQGAVLALGSVAGRSLEPMTIYAGNPAQPIKQRVIV; encoded by the coding sequence ATGCGTCTCGATCAATACACTCTCGATACTTATACCACTGGTGCTCCGCTATGGAAACAACTTTTATGGTATTTTCTCGGAGAACCGCTGTTTCGCACTCATTGGCTACCTTTTGCTGCACTTAAAGTCTTATTGCTACGGATATTTGGTGCCAAAATCGGTCAACAAGTACGCATTAAACCTGGAGTACGAGTAAAATTTCCTTGGCGATTAACTGTGGGTGATTACACTTGGATTGGCGAAAATGCTTGGCTCGATAATATTGCACCGATTAACATCGAAAGCCATGTCTGCATTTCTCAAGATGTCTATCTCTGCACAGGTAATCATGATTGGCGCGATCCTGATTTCAAACTGATCCCTGCAGCAATTTACATTGCCGAAGGTAGCTGGATTGCTGCTCGTGCTGTTGTTGGACCTGGTGTTACTATCGGTCAAGGTGCTGTATTAGCTCTTGGCAGTGTCGCTGGGCGATCGCTCGAACCAATGACAATTTATGCTGGTAATCCCGCCCAACCAATCAAACAACGGGTCATTGTATAG
- a CDS encoding DUF6888 family protein, with protein sequence MFTLIAVVRLDERTGNIFILAGDNIQIEIFRNDRRRFLE encoded by the coding sequence ATGTTTACTTTGATTGCCGTTGTTCGGCTTGATGAGCGCACGGGAAACATCTTCATTTTAGCTGGCGATAATATACAAATAGAGATTTTTCGTAATGACCGTCGAAGGTTTTTGGAATGA
- a CDS encoding DUF6887 family protein yields the protein MKPSFENMSKAELRAYLVAHPNDQEAFYAFVDRFTFDATSEIYDTPQSSVEVEKVAALIRHKVEQAKNS from the coding sequence ATGAAACCTAGCTTTGAAAATATGTCGAAGGCAGAGTTAAGAGCTTATCTAGTTGCTCATCCTAACGATCAGGAAGCATTTTATGCCTTTGTTGACCGCTTTACATTTGATGCAACTTCTGAAATTTATGATACGCCTCAATCTTCGGTTGAGGTGGAGAAAGTAGCAGCATTGATTCGCCATAAGGTTGAACAGGCAAAAAATAGTTAG
- a CDS encoding DUF4351 domain-containing protein, with amino-acid sequence MIDHDRLFKELLTTFFWEFIELFFPTVITYLEHDSITFLDKELFSDVTSGERREVDLIAKAKLRNQDSFFLIHCEHQSQPQADFGRRMFRYFARLYDKYALPVYPIVLFSYNTPQRSEPTSHQVSFPDKIILEFNYSVIQLNRLHWREYLRQENPIAAALMAKMQIQPQDRPTVKLECLRLLATLRLEPARMQLISGFIDTYLRLNAQEEQLFQTQLSTLGSVQQEEVMEIVTSWMERGIEQGRQEGKQEGKQEGKQEGRQEGRQEEAISLILRQLNRRIGAMDSTLQAQIRSLSLVQLETLGEALLDFTDASDLQTWLEQHSRSH; translated from the coding sequence ATGATTGACCACGATCGCCTCTTTAAAGAACTACTGACAACATTCTTTTGGGAATTCATTGAACTATTCTTCCCCACCGTTATTACCTACCTCGAACACGACTCAATTACATTCTTAGACAAAGAACTGTTCAGTGATGTCACCTCAGGAGAACGCCGCGAAGTTGATCTCATCGCCAAAGCTAAGTTGAGAAATCAAGATTCCTTCTTTTTAATCCACTGCGAACACCAATCGCAACCACAAGCCGATTTTGGTAGAAGGATGTTTCGTTACTTTGCGCGACTCTACGATAAATACGCACTCCCCGTCTACCCGATAGTTCTATTTTCTTACAACACACCACAACGCAGCGAACCAACCTCACATCAAGTCAGCTTTCCCGACAAAATAATTCTCGAATTCAACTACAGTGTCATTCAACTCAACCGTCTGCACTGGCGAGAGTATCTGCGACAAGAAAACCCCATCGCTGCCGCACTAATGGCAAAGATGCAGATTCAGCCCCAAGATAGACCAACAGTAAAATTAGAATGTCTCCGGTTACTCGCAACACTGCGTCTAGAGCCAGCACGAATGCAACTGATATCTGGTTTTATTGATACCTACTTACGCCTCAATGCCCAAGAAGAACAGCTATTTCAAACACAACTGAGTACACTGGGATCAGTTCAACAGGAGGAAGTCATGGAAATTGTCACCAGTTGGATGGAACGTGGTATTGAACAAGGTAGACAAGAAGGTAAACAAGAAGGTAAACAAGAAGGTAAACAAGAAGGTAGACAAGAAGGTAGACAAGAAGAAGCAATCTCACTCATTCTCCGCCAACTCAATCGCCGTATTGGTGCGATGGATTCTACGTTACAAGCACAGATTCGTAGTTTGTCACTTGTGCAGTTAGAAACATTAGGCGAAGCTTTATTAGACTTTACTGATGCCTCTGACTTACAGACTTGGTTAGAGCAGCACTCAAGGAGTCACTGA
- a CDS encoding HNH endonuclease: protein MSATYISAALRRFVAERANYCCEYCLLPAEVAFFSHEVDHVIPEKHGGATDANNLAFACWRCNRRKGADLGSFDPQTGAFSFIFNPRTQNWSEHFMFEEIRLIGLTIEGRTTIALLQLNTHERLAERQRLLKLDCEKEN, encoded by the coding sequence GTGAGTGCAACTTACATTTCTGCTGCTCTGCGCCGCTTCGTTGCCGAACGAGCCAACTACTGCTGTGAGTATTGTTTACTGCCTGCAGAGGTTGCTTTCTTCTCGCATGAAGTCGATCATGTAATTCCAGAAAAGCATGGTGGAGCTACTGATGCGAATAATTTAGCATTTGCCTGCTGGCGGTGTAATCGCCGCAAGGGTGCAGATCTAGGTTCTTTTGACCCGCAAACGGGAGCTTTTAGCTTTATATTCAATCCACGCACACAGAACTGGAGTGAACACTTTATGTTTGAGGAAATAAGACTTATAGGATTGACTATTGAAGGACGAACAACTATTGCTTTATTGCAGTTAAATACTCACGAACGGTTAGCAGAAAGGCAGCGTTTACTGAAATTGGATTGCGAGAAGGAAAACTAG